The Dyadobacter sp. 676 DNA window TGCACCATTCGCGGAACGCGTCACCTGCACGCCCGCCATTTTACCGGCAAGGGTCGTGGCGAGGTTGGCTTCCTTGGCCATCGAAACGGCCTCCCCTCCTATTTCCTGCACCGAGTAACCCAATGCGCGTTTATCGCGTTTGATACCCAATGCCGTTACCACGACTTCCGACAGGTTTTGCGTATCTTCGGCCAGCGTGACATCGATCTCCGACAGCGTACCAACCACCACTTCTTTCCGCACATAACCTACGAAAGAAAACACGAGCGTCGCCGCACCATCTTCCACCGCGATCTCGTATTTCCCGCTCACATCCGTAGCGGTGCCTCGGCTAGTGCCTTTGACCAGCACGCTCACACCGATCAGCGGCTCGCCTTTGCTGTCGGTCACTGTCCCTTTCACGGTCGCCTCTACCGTTGCCGCCCCTGCGGCCACAGGTGCCAGCGAGGCCACCGGGGTGCCTTCCGGCAAAGCGGAAGTGTGCCGTCCGGCAGCCGGTTGCTCTTTTTTGCGGCGCGAAGCCAGGAGCACGTAGGTATTATCCTTTACCTTTCTGTATTTCAGGCCCGTCGGTGCCAATAGAGCTTCCAGGTTCTGTTCGAGCGTCTTGCTCGGATCGATGGTCTGCGACGATACCTTGAGATCGTCGAGCAGCTTTTCTTCGAAGAGGATATCGGCTCCATAGCGTTCTTTCAGTTTCAGGAGCGCGTCGCGCAGCAACATAGGCTGGCCCTGAAGGAGCTCTACCGGTGCCTGGCGGGTTTCGGGCCCCGCCCAGGCCAGCGCTTGCCCGGCGCCCGGCAAAGGGAGCAGGTTGAGCATGACATAAAGACCAACGGCCTTTGTCAGAGGTACATGTGGGTTCATGGATGTGTAATAAAAGGTTAATTGGTGTCAAGTGAATCAGGTACGAGGTAAACCTTCCCGCTCCGCACTTCGACGGTCATTTCGAGCATTTCCGCCAGTACGGAAAGCAGTTCGTCGGCTTGCCGTGCCTTAAAAGTGCCCGTAACCTGGCGTGCGGCCAGCGAGGGGTCGTCGATGACGGTCTGTAAGCCGAAAACCGAATGCAGCTCGCGGGTAACATCGAAAAGGCTGGTATGATCAAAGCGGAAATGATGTTCCTGCCAGCTGGCCGGATTGGCGCGTTCCGTGGTGGTCAATGGCTGAATGTCGATCTCGCCCGTACTTTCGATAGATGCTTTTTCGCCCGGTTCCATATCGAGCGGTGCGGCCATTTCCGGTGACGAAATCCGGACCTTCCCCTTGCTGAGCACTACCTGCGTCCCCTTCTCGCGGGAATACACGAAGAACTCGGTACCCAGCACGGTTACCTTTCCATGATCGGGCGTGTGTACCGTGAACGGCTGGTTGTCGGCCCGGTGCGTCACTACAAAACTTGCCTCCCCTTCCAGCGCCACGTCCCGGTTGAACCATCCGAAACCCCAGCGCAGCATTTTCAGCCCGCTATTGGGATGGAGTGCCACTGTGCTGCCATCGGGCAATGCGAGCGTGCGGTTTTCCGCGTAGCCGGTCCGGTAGTTTTCATAAAATACTACGTCTCTGAAAAGGTAAGCCGTAAACCCCGAGATAACCACCGCCGCAGCCGCCCAGCGCCCTAAGGTACCGAAGCCGTTTCGGATGTCGCCTGTCCGGCTCGCAACGGCCGCCTGCTCTTCCTTGTATTCTTCCGCTTCAAGTAATTCCTGCATCCGCTCAAATGCACTATCCACATCAGGCAAAAATTGCGGATGGCTGTTTTCCCATTCCTGTAACCATTCAAAATACATTTCCTGGCTCTCCTGCCCGGCCAGCCACTCCTCGATCAGCTGCTTTTGCAGGATCGTGGCCTGGCCGGAAAAATAGGTGAAGAGCATTTCTTTCGACAATGGCGTTTTCATGAATGGCTGTATGCTGATTATATTCTAATTTCTTTTCAGCGACCGGCGCAATACGTTGAGCGCCCTGCTGATGTGCCCCTCCACCGCTTTTACCGAAACATCGAGCCGTGCGGCAATCTCCTGGTAGGACTTTCCCTCGAACCGGCTCAGCACAAATGCTTTCTGGCATTGAGGCGGTAATCCATTGATCACCCGCTCGATATGCATATAAAGCTCGTCGGTCTCCATGATCTGCTGGGGAGAAAGCATGTCCAGGCCCGAATGCTCCGCAAGCTCTTCCTGCCGGGTTTTCTGAAACTCCCAGCGAAGCCAGGTGAAGCACCGATTACGCACGGCCGTGAACAGGTAAGCCCGGAAAGTGGACGTGACGGTTAAATGCAAATGCTTTTTCCAAAAATTGAGGAAGATCTCCGTCACCAGGTCCTCGGCCACTTCTTTGTTATACACAAAGCGCACCGCATGGCTGCAAAGCGGAATATAATAGGTCCGGAACAACAGCTCGTAGCCCTTGGCCGGATCGGTTTCGAATGTTTTCCGAATAAAAAACTCCTTGTCCGTCGATTCCGGCACGCGCTTGTCCCCGCCATGTCCGGCCGGCTTGCCGAGGTTTTGCTCCTCGTCCGGTTGTTGGTCAAATGGTTCGGGGTTCACGTAGCTCTGTCGGGTTTAGTTCTAAACACAGGACAAAATTTTGAAAGCCGACCCTAGCTGCCCCCGAAAAAACTTTTATTTTTTCTTTTTGCAGAAGAAAGAATAGCTTCGCCGCCGGAGCTTTATCCCGATCAGCGCTTAACCGGCGCTTCAAGAAAGAGGAGCTTCCTCATGAAATTTTCAATATTTCCTTTTCTATTCTCGACAAAAATTTGGATCGTGATTTCAAAGTCTCGATGTCGCTGTGGGATGACAGGTAAAACACCCCTTCTTTGCCGGGATCATCCAGCAGATAAAATTTGTAACCATACCTGACCTCGCCCGGCAACAGTTCGCTGCCTTTGATCGTAGGTACGAATTGATAAAGTATGGCGCCGTGTTCCTTAAAAAACTCCGGGATGAACGGTGTGGTAAGCTGGTCTGGATTTGCTGCCTTTGCCGTGTAGTGCTGCGGTTTTCGCATAAGGGTTAAGTTTGTTGATGATGACGTACAACAAAAATAACTTCACTTTTTGACAAACACACAAAAACATGATATTATTTTTATCTTGATTTTGGTATCAATAATATCAACCTACCAGACATTATTTTTCCTTTGAATCCGGAAGCCTGCCACGCATTGAGGCAATTTCCGTAATTGACTAACTCCTGCCGTTGTCCGTCGGCCATCGTTCCTCGTTCCGTTGGAAAGTCATAGAACTATTTCTATCGACCTGGATTAAACAAAGGTGTAATTGTATTGCTTTTCCTTTCGATATTCGCCTATTTGGCTTAATTTGTTGCCTTCCTTGGATAATACTCCCTCTCACGTGACATCAGTGGAAAAACAATCTGAAGTATCCTGCCCTCATGAGATTATTAATGTTGATTTTACTGACAACGCTCCTTTTAGCGCCTGAACCCCTGTTTGCGAAGCAGGAAGGCCCGGGTTACTCCCTGAGGCATTTTACCAATGAAAATGGCCTCCCCCAAAATTCAGTAAGGTCCTTTGCGGCAGATCGCGATGGTTTCATTTGGCTGGCTACCGATATGGGTTTGGCGCGATTCGACGGCCAGTATTTTGTGACTTTTGATGCGGGGAATCTCCGAACAAGTACCAGCCAGATCGTGTCTTTCGCTCCCGACCCGGAAGGGCGAAAAGATCGGTTGTATGCTTTGAGCGCAGATTGCAACCATATCAAGATTTCCCGGGGTACGGCGGTCGTCGATAGCAATTTGCTCGAAGCATATTCCAACGGCCAGTTTAAGCCAAGGGAAGCAAACTGTGATTGGTTCTATTGGGTCGGTTTACCCGATCGGCACAAAGGTCAGTGGCCGATTTCACACTACCTGTTTTTAATCCCCGGCTCCGGGGGAAGTTTTTTACATGTGGCGCAAAGGCGGGAAAATTGATTTTTACCGGAGCTGGAAAAAGCAGCGAACTTATGCTACCTCTGGTTTGTCACCATTTGGGCTTTTCAGATTAGGGACAAACCTGTATCACGACGATCAGCACGGTAACATCGAACTGATAGCGACCACGCCTGAAACGAATGTAAAACCCGGAAAAATTAAACTCACCAGAGCATCACCACAGCATGCCGGCATCGATCTGTCCAAACCTTACGTGATTTATTCACACGATTTGTCGGGACAGACATTTATTTATCAGAATCAAAAACTTCACCAGCTTTCACAAGGCAAGCCCGGAGCTCTTCGTACCACGGTTTTACTCGAATCCTTTGATTTCCAGAAAAACAACATAGTTTCGGTATACTTCGACGAAAAGCATCAAAGACTTTATCTGGGAACCTCCAACAACGGTTTTTTCATTCTTGATTTCCACTTTTTCGAAACGCTGACCGTCGATAGCAACGAACCTGATGCGAATGTATTCTATTCGCAAATCGCCTTCTCCGACAGCACGATCCTCATTCCGTCTTTCAACGTACTGGGCAAGGACGTCACCGGGCGTACCATTTCGTACAAACTCCCTCCCCTGGTTCATCACATTCCGATGAACATGCAAAGTGTGTTGAAATCCCGTTCCGGTGATATTTGGGTCAGGAAAATGAATATGCTGTACCAATTCGATGGGAAGAGCAAAAAACTAAAAAACCAATGGAATGCAGGAAGGGAAATATCCCCTATTTATGAAGGCAGGGATGGGCGTATCTGGCTTGGCACACGGTTTGATGGCTTACTATATATTAATCCGGAGGAAAACGAAGCCTCTCTACGAACTTTCTCCCACAAAATCACAGGCATTACTTATATGTTGCAGGAAAATACTGACACCCTCTGGGTCGGCACACGGACCGGCTTGTTCAGAGTCGACCTGAAACGGAAGACCTTTTCCGTGTTGCCTAATACGAGCACCTGTCACATCAAAAGTCTCCACAGTTCGCAGGCGGGAGAACTTTGGATTACAACCGGCAAAAACGGGCTCTTTCTACTTAAAGACGCACAGCTTACCCGGCTTCCCCTGGATAAAAATAAGATATTGCTTAATGCGCATTGCCTGATGGAAGACAGGAACGGCTTTTTGTGGATACCAACCAACAACGGACTGTTTCGCATTTATCGCAAGGATTTGCTGGATTTCACGGAACACCGGGATAGTACGCGGCTATATTATCATCGCTTCAAAAAACGCGACGGCTTCCGCACCAACGAATTCAACGGCGGTTGCCAACCCTGCGCGGTGCGCTTGCGCAACGGCTACCTGTCCCTGCCTTCGATTGACGGACTGGTCTTTTTCAGACCCGAACAAACACCGGTAGATGTGCCGGACTCGCAAATCTTCATCGACCGGATCGAAGCGGACTCACGGAATATTCCTGTAAATGGTTCAAAAATACAGCTTAACGGCGTCAGCGATATCCAGGTATTCATTTCGTCCCCCTACCTCGGCAACTGGGAAAACCAGCAGCTTTTCTACTCGGTATCGAGCGACAGGAGAACTGAAATCAGACAAATATGGCACCCCATTGAAAACGAACAGCAGTCAGTCCATCTCAATAGCCTGGAATCGGGAACCTACACGCTAAAAATCCGTAAAAATGGTGGGTTTGGAGCAAATTCAGAACGGTTGGCGACACTTACCCTCGTTATTCCGTATGCGTGGTATGAAACCTGGCCATTCAAAATGCTGGTAGTATCCCTGTTGCTCACGGCTATTTTTATGTACTACAAGAACCGCCTCAGAAGAGCCAACCGATTAAACAGGATACTCGAATCCCGTGTGTCGGAAAAGACGCGCAATTTGCAGGAAACAATAAACGTCCTGAAAACGTCCGAACAGGAACTCATGAGGCAAACCCGCTTGCAAATGCACCTGATTGCATCCATCAGCCACGATATCCGAAGCCCGCTGCGGTCGATAGAATTCACCTCTGCAAAGCTGTCGGGGATAATCGAGAACGGTGACTATACGCTCGCCAAAACATTAGGATCAAGGGTAAACGAATCGTCCAGAAAGATCCTTTCCCTGTTGGAAAATATGCTCTCATATGCTAAATCTCATGTTTCGGGCGATGTTGTTTCGTATGAGATATTTCCGGCCCGCCCCGCTGATTGGCGAGGTCGCGTACATTTTCATGGAAGCATTCGCGGCCCAGCAGAATCATTTTGAAAACCATGTGCCCGAAACGCTTCGGATCAGGTCCAACAGGCAGTTATTGAAAATCATCCTGCATAACCTGATTGACAACGCCAACAAATATACTTCCGACGGGATCGTAAGCGTTGGCGGCAGCCAGGAAGGGCCGGCGGTAAGACTGGTGGTATCCGACACCGGGCCGGGGCTATCCGGAGACTTGGTGAACTGGATCAACGAAAGCAACGCAGCTTATCCGGAATCCCCGGACGGAGAGCCCCGCATGCACGGCATCGGGCTGGTCATTATCAAAGAACTTACAGAAATATTAGGGCTCGAAATTTCTGTCAGCTCCGGCCATGGAACAAGGTTCGAAATCCTGATTACCAATATCCTGTAAGCTCACGTCATTTTGGCCATGTGCTGAAACCCATTTTGAACGCGGCAGATAAACACCTGCACTTACAAGCCTCGATTGCCACAATGCTGGGTGGGCCAGGGCGTTCCTTTACCGGTTTCGCAAAACAGTTTCAAACTCCTCAAAAACTGCCCCCCATGTGTAACTGCATTCCGCAAACATAGGTGTGTAAGAGTCCCAGTCGTCGTGCTGACATGTCAGCAATACTCCCCGGGCGGCCGGGCTTTGTTCGACCTGACCCCTAACCTCGGGGTGTGTTTCCAGCAATTTTTCGTTGCTTGATTCGAGGAGCCTGAAACCGATGGTCGTCCCGACCCACTCCGAATCACCTTGTACGCAATGCCATTTGACAAATTCGAGAGGCTTTAACTCCAGTATCCGCATCTTTTTAAGATAGCTGTCGCCGAAAGGGAAACTTGCGCTCGAATTTAGTACAGCGGCTGCGCTGGCTCCGGGAGTCCACCACGACGATAGCCCTTCTGAGGTTGTCAGCGCGTCGTAGACTTCTTTCGCAGTTGCGGCGATCAGAAGCGATTGTCGTATGTTCGGCATATGTTTTCGAAAGCGTATTCCAACATTAAAGGCCTCGCCTTCATCGATCTAACTATCCGTATGCACTTCTTCCGCGATACTTCACCTGGCTACCCACCGTCATCCGGCAACTAGCGTCCACCGGTAACGTCTATAAAAACGCCCGTCGAGAAAGACGATTTTTCTGTCGAAAGCCAGATGATCGCCTCGGCTACTTCCGATGCCAGACCGCCCCGTTTCAGGGGGATACTTTCCTTGATCCTGTCGACGCGGCCCGGCTCGCCGCCCGAAACGTGAATGTCGGTATAAATAAATCCCGGCCTGACGGCATTGACGCGAATACCCTCCTCCGCAACTTCCTTCGCCAGGCCGATCGTAAGCGCATCCAACGCACCTTTTGAAGCCGCATAGTCGATATATTCACCCGGCGCGCCCGTACGGGCCGCAATGGAAGATACGTTTACGATCGTTCCGCCCGTACCGCCGTTTTTGACCGACATTCTTTTCACAGCCTCGCGTGCACACAGGAACTGCCCGACGATGTTCGCGGTAAAAACGCGGTTAAGCCGCGCCAGGTCCATTTGTTCCAGGCGCATCTGACGTTCGAGGATACCTGCATTGTTGACGAGTGCCTGCAAATTTCCAAATGTACGGTCGGCCTCTTCGAAAAGCCGGATTACATCCGCTTCTTTGGATATATCGGCCTGGACAGCTACCGCGCTGCCTCCTTTTGCAAGAATGTCGGACACGACCTTTTCGGCGGCGGATTTATTCTGGTGATAATTAACCACAACGGCAAAGTCGTGATCGGCAGCAAGATACGCCGTGGCCGCTCCTATTCCGCGGCTTGCACCCGTAACTATCATTGTTCTCATCGCATTGCAAATTTTTAAAATGTGTTTTTAAAACCCTTTTCGGCCAATATACCGGATTGTCTTCGGTTACGTATCCCTCCGGGGCGCTTTTCACCGGCTGAGTGTCCACAATGGCGCTTTTTTTCATAAGCCCTCCGAAAACTCAGGAACTTTTAAAGCGGAATAATCTTTCTTATGTTCACCCGACTTCGGGAATAAGAACTGAAAACGCCACGTGAAAAAAATCGGATTTCTATCGTTCGGCCATTGGTCTAACCACCCGGCCTATCAGGCCAGAACAGCAAGCGACACGCTGCTACAATCCATTGACCTGGCTGTTGCCGCGGAAGAAATCGGTTTAGACGGCGCCTATTTTCGTGTGCATCACTTCGCGGCTCAGTTGGCGTCGCCATTCCCTTTGCTGGCGGCTATCGGCGCCAAAACAAGCAAAATCGGGATCGGGACGGGTGTGATTGACATGCGTTACGAAAATCCGCTGTATATGGTAGAAGATGCCGGCGCTGCGGATTTAATTTCGGAAGGCCGGCTGCAATTGGGAATCAGCAGAGGTTCGCCGGAACAGGTAATCGACGGCTGGCGCTACTTTGGGTATGAGCCCGCAGAGGGAGAAACCGATGCAGATATGGGGCGCCGTAAAGCGTTGGAATTTCTGGACAAGCTAAGGGGCGTCGGATTTGCACAGCCGAATCCGTACCCGATGTTTCCGAACCCGCCGGGTTTACTACGCCTGGAACCCCATTCCGAAGGATTACGGGAACGTATCTGGTGGGGCGCAGCTTCCAATGCTACCGCCGTTTGGGCAGCCGAAAACGGAATGCATCTTCAAAGCTCCACCCTGAAATACGATGAAAGCGGCAAGCCTTTCCATGTACAACAGGCAGAGCAGATCAGGCTGTACAAGGAGGCATGGAAAAAAGCCGGACACGAGCGCGAA harbors:
- a CDS encoding FecR domain-containing protein; the protein is MKTPLSKEMLFTYFSGQATILQKQLIEEWLAGQESQEMYFEWLQEWENSHPQFLPDVDSAFERMQELLEAEEYKEEQAAVASRTGDIRNGFGTLGRWAAAAVVISGFTAYLFRDVVFYENYRTGYAENRTLALPDGSTVALHPNSGLKMLRWGFGWFNRDVALEGEASFVVTHRADNQPFTVHTPDHGKVTVLGTEFFVYSREKGTQVVLSKGKVRISSPEMAAPLDMEPGEKASIESTGEIDIQPLTTTERANPASWQEHHFRFDHTSLFDVTRELHSVFGLQTVIDDPSLAARQVTGTFKARQADELLSVLAEMLEMTVEVRSGKVYLVPDSLDTN
- a CDS encoding two-component regulator propeller domain-containing protein, which codes for MRLLMLILLTTLLLAPEPLFAKQEGPGYSLRHFTNENGLPQNSVRSFAADRDGFIWLATDMGLARFDGQYFVTFDAGNLRTSTSQIVSFAPDPEGRKDRLYALSADCNHIKISRGTAVVDSNLLEAYSNGQFKPREANCDWFYWVGLPDRHKGQWPISHYLFLIPGSGGSFLHVAQRREN
- a CDS encoding SRPBCC domain-containing protein; this translates as MPNIRQSLLIAATAKEVYDALTTSEGLSSWWTPGASAAAVLNSSASFPFGDSYLKKMRILELKPLEFVKWHCVQGDSEWVGTTIGFRLLESSNEKLLETHPEVRGQVEQSPAARGVLLTCQHDDWDSYTPMFAECSYTWGAVFEEFETVLRNR
- a CDS encoding SDR family oxidoreductase: MRTMIVTGASRGIGAATAYLAADHDFAVVVNYHQNKSAAEKVVSDILAKGGSAVAVQADISKEADVIRLFEEADRTFGNLQALVNNAGILERQMRLEQMDLARLNRVFTANIVGQFLCAREAVKRMSVKNGGTGGTIVNVSSIAARTGAPGEYIDYAASKGALDALTIGLAKEVAEEGIRVNAVRPGFIYTDIHVSGGEPGRVDRIKESIPLKRGGLASEVAEAIIWLSTEKSSFSTGVFIDVTGGR
- a CDS encoding HAMP domain-containing sensor histidine kinase; this translates as MEAFAAQQNHFENHVPETLRIRSNRQLLKIILHNLIDNANKYTSDGIVSVGGSQEGPAVRLVVSDTGPGLSGDLVNWINESNAAYPESPDGEPRMHGIGLVIIKELTEILGLEISVSSGHGTRFEILITNIL
- a CDS encoding LLM class flavin-dependent oxidoreductase is translated as MKKIGFLSFGHWSNHPAYQARTASDTLLQSIDLAVAAEEIGLDGAYFRVHHFAAQLASPFPLLAAIGAKTSKIGIGTGVIDMRYENPLYMVEDAGAADLISEGRLQLGISRGSPEQVIDGWRYFGYEPAEGETDADMGRRKALEFLDKLRGVGFAQPNPYPMFPNPPGLLRLEPHSEGLRERIWWGAASNATAVWAAENGMHLQSSTLKYDESGKPFHVQQAEQIRLYKEAWKKAGHEREPRVSVSRSIFALVTDQDRYLFGQEASRSDKIGMIEQGKRAIFGRTYAAEPDRLIKELAQDEAIQEADTLLLTIPNTLGVDYNVHVLSSILEHVAPGLGWR
- a CDS encoding RNA polymerase sigma-70 factor, coding for MNPEPFDQQPDEEQNLGKPAGHGGDKRVPESTDKEFFIRKTFETDPAKGYELLFRTYYIPLCSHAVRFVYNKEVAEDLVTEIFLNFWKKHLHLTVTSTFRAYLFTAVRNRCFTWLRWEFQKTRQEELAEHSGLDMLSPQQIMETDELYMHIERVINGLPPQCQKAFVLSRFEGKSYQEIAARLDVSVKAVEGHISRALNVLRRSLKRN